CCGGGTCGCTGGATCTTGACTACGACCTCTTCGCCGGTTTTAAGCTGAGCCCGATGCACCTGTCCCAAACTAGCGGCAGCTAAGGGCGTTGGGTCAAAGAACTGATACAGCTCTGGAATGGTTTTGCCAAACTCTGCTTCGATGATCGCCTCAACCCTGTCGTAGCTGAAGGCAGGCACCTTGTCTTGAAGTTTGGAGAGCTCCTCGACATACTCAGCAGGAAACAGGTCAGCCCGAGTCGAAAACAGCTGGCCAACCTTGATGAAGGTAGGACCGAGATTGAGCAGAGTTTCACGTAGCCAGATAGCACGAGATCGACGACGCCTTGAGCGAGCTTCGTCAGTTTTGCCACCGGGGTAGCTCCACTTCTTCCCATCCAGCCAGAGATAAAGCAGCAGGGTTAAAACCGCCTGCCAAATATCCACCTGGCGACGGGTGGTGGAATAGTTCTCCCGGCTCCAGCGGTAAGCAGAATCAGAGGGCAGGACGGACAAGGCGGTTTTCTCTCGGTTCTTTGATGCAGTGCCTTTGGGGCAGGGTGGAATAGGGGAATGAGCCTCTACTACCTACATACAGAGTAGGACCGGGAGGTTAAAAAGAAATCAGCCTTGACGGCTACTCCGGTAGCGCTGGAGTTCTGAGCGTAATTGCGCAACCTCAGCCCGTAGCTCGTCAATTGTGGCTTGGAGGTCATCGCTTCCAGTTTTGACCAAGGCTGAGCGGCTACCTAGCATGGCACCTTGCTCATCCGCCAGGGCTCTATCCTGCGCTTGATTGACAAAGCTACGCATCTTTTCACGTTGCTCGGCGTCGAACTTGCCGAGTTCGCTTAAAGCATCAGTGAAAGCATCTTCAAGTTGCTCCAGCAGCATGTTTGCCACCGCTCGACCGAAGAAGAAAGCACGGACTTGGGGACTACTCATGAACAGCTTGGAGGTCTATAATGCGTCGTCTGAGGAAATTATAACCCGACTGCCTA
The Leptolyngbya sp. FACHB-261 DNA segment above includes these coding regions:
- a CDS encoding DUF6825 family protein — its product is MSSPQVRAFFFGRAVANMLLEQLEDAFTDALSELGKFDAEQREKMRSFVNQAQDRALADEQGAMLGSRSALVKTGSDDLQATIDELRAEVAQLRSELQRYRSSRQG